The DNA window TCGCCGGACTGCGAGATGACCACGATCAGGGTGGACCGGTCGAGGACGGGGTCCCGGTAGCGGAACTCGCTGGCCAGCTCGACCTCGCAGGGGATGCGGGTCCAGTGCTCGATGGCGTACTTGGCGACCAGCCCGGAGTGGTACGCGGTGCCGCACGCGACGATGAAGATCTTGTCGACGTCGCGCAGGTCCTGGTCGCTCAGGCGGACCTCGTCGAGCATGATCTCGCCGCTGTCGGTGAGCCGGCCGAGCAGCGTGTCGGCGACGGCCTGCGGCTGCTCCTCGATCTCCTTGAGCATGAACCAGTCGTAGCCGCCCTTCTCCGCGGCCGACGAGTCCCAGTCGATGTGGAAGTCCTTGCCGGCGGCGGGCTGGCCGGCGAAGTCGGTGATCTCGATCGTCTCGGCGGTGATGAGGACGATCTGGTCCTGGCCGAGCTCGACCGCGTCGCGGGTGTGCTCGATGAACGCGGCCACGTCGCTGGCGAGGTAGTTCTCCCCGGCGCCCCGGCCGACGACCAGCGGCGAGTTGCGCCGGGCGCCGACCACCGCGCCGGGCACCTCGGCGTCGACGGCGAGCAGCGTGAACGCGCCTTCGAGGCGCTGGCAGACCGCGCGCATCGCGGCGGCCAGCAGCTGCGGCCCGTTCGCCTCGCCGGCGGCGCGCAGCTCGGCCAGCGCGGCGGAGAGCAGGTGGGCGGCGCACTCGGTGTCGGTGTCGCTGCTGAACTGGACGCCGTCGGCCTCCAGCTCGGCGCGGAGCTTGGCGAAGTTCTCGATGATGCCGTTGTGGATCACGGCGACCCGGCCGTCCGGCGCGACGTGCGGGTGCGCGTTGCGGTCGGTGGGACCGCCGTGGGTGGCCCAGCGGGTGTGCCCGATGGCGGTGGTGCCGTCGCCGATGCCGATCGGGCTCGCCGCGCAGCCCTCGGGGTCGGTCGCCGCCCGCTCGGAGAGCACCTTCTCGAGGTTGGCCAGCTTGCCCGCCCTCTTCTCGGTCAGCAACTCGTTCTCGCAGACCACGGCGACCCCGGCCGAGTCGTAGCCGCGGTACTCCAGACGGCGCAGGCCGTCGAGCACGATGCCGAGCGCCGGGCGCGCGCCGGCGTAACCCACGATTCCACACATGGTCCGCAGCCTAACCCAGTTTCGCTCATCACGCGTGCGCAGAAGCCAGGTAAACAAGCACTGAATCTGATCGAACGGCCGGAAGTCATGGCTCGGGGCCGGTTTGCGGGGCACCGCGGCATCCCGCGGACGCCGAGCGCCGGAGGCGCCGGAACAGTCGGAGCCGGCCCGGGTGGGGCGCACGGTCGGAGGCGGCCGGGTGGGGCGCACCACGTACATTGGGGTCCCCTCGGGGAACGCGGCCCCGGCAGCGGGTTCCGGCGTCCCCACCCCCGCACCGCGGTCCTGGGCCGCGTCCCCTCTCCGGAGGCGTTGATTTCCGAGGCGTCGCCCTCCCCCGAGCCGACCCCGCCCGCCGGATCCGAGCCGGCGAGCCCGCCGGCTCCGGACCCGTCCGGCCCAGCGGGATCGCCGTGGTCGCCCCCGGACCCGATCGCCCCGGCACAGCCGTGGGCGGCACCGGAGCCGTGGTCGCCACCTGCCCCGGCGACCATGCCACCCCCGTGGACCGCGCCCGCCGCGTCGGGCGGCACCGAAGACCCGGTCGGGCCGGGCCCCGTCCCACCGGCCGACGGCGGGCAGCCCTGGCCGGGGTACGGCCCGACGGGCTGGCCGCCCGGGTACCAGCAGCCGGGGTACCCGCCGCCCGGCTACCCACCGCCGTACGCGTACCCCGGGCAACCGCCCTCCTCCGGCTCCGACCGCACGGTGGTGGGCCTGGTCATCGGGCTGGCGGTCGTGCTGGTGGTCGGGCTGTGTGCTGCGCCGGGCTGGCCGGCGTCCTCTCCACATTTCCCGACGACCAGTCGGTCGCCGAGGAGCCCTGGTACGACGACCCAGTCGACGACGGGTACGACGAGGAGCCCACCGAACCCGCCCCGACCACGTTTCCCGCCGATCCGAGCAAGAAGCCGATCACCCGGCCGACCTCCGGGCCGGCACCGGTGACCGTGGTGTACGAGGTCACCGGCGCCGGACGGGCCGACATCGCGTACTTCGACGCCGAGAGCGACCTCATCCACGTCGACGGGGCGAAGCTGCCGTGGCGCACCACGATCCGGACCGACGGCAAGAGCCGGGTCATGGTGGAGGCCAGCGAGGCCGACTTCGCCAGCGGATCGCCGGCCTGCCGGGTCACGGTCACCGGGGCCGGCAAGCCGGCGTCCGGCACGGACACGGGTTCCTGGCGCGTCACCTGTTCGCCCGAGTGAGGGTGGGCCCCGGGCGGGGACTGGCCGTAGGCTGGCCGACGTGACGACCACCGCCGATGTCGACCCGCTGGTGGCCCGGATGCGGCCGTTCGGGACGACCGTCTTCGCCGAGATGTCCGCCCTGGCCGTCCGCACCGGCGCGGTCAACCTCGGCCAGGGCTTCCCGGACGCCGACGGCCCGCCCGAGATGCTCGCCGCCGCCGCGGAGGCGCTGCGCGGCGGGCAGAACCAGTACCCGCCGGGTCCGGGCGTGCCCGCGCTGCGCGCCGCCGTGGCCGCCCACCAGCGCCGGTTCTGGGGCCTGGAGTACGACCCCGACGGCGAGGTCGTCGTCACCGCCGGGGCCACCGAGGCGATCGCCGCGAGCGTGCTCGCCCTCTGCGAGGCGGGCGACGAGGTGGTCTGCTTCGAGCCGTACTACGACTCGTACGCCGCCTCGATCGCGCTGGCCGGGGCGGTCCGCCGGCCGGTGACCCTGCGGCCCGGCCCGGACGGCCGCTACGCGTTCGACCCGGACGCGCTGCGCGCGGCGTTCGGGCCGCGGACCCGGCTGGTGCTGCTGAACTCCCCGCACAACCCGACCGGCAAGGTCTTCACCCCCGACGAGCTGGCCCTGGTCGCCGAGCTGTGCCGGGAGCACGACGCGTACGCGGTGACCGACGAGGTGTACGAGCACCTCGTCTTCGCCGACGCCGCCGCCGGGCACGTCCCGCTGGCCACCCTGCCCGGCATGCGCGAGCGCACCCTGCGCATCTCCTCCGCCGGCAAGACGTTCTCCTGCACGGGCTGGAAGGTGGGCTGGGTCAGCGGTCCCGCGCCGCTGGTGTCGGCGGTGCTGCGGGTCAAGCAGTTCCTCACGTTCGTCAACGCCGCACCGTTGCAGCCGGCGGTGGCGGTGGCGCTCGCGCTGCCGGACGCGTACTTCGCGGAGTTCGCCGCGGGCATGCGGGCCCGGCGGCACCAGCTCGTCGCCGGACTGACCGACGCCGGGTTCGACGTGCTCACCCCGGAGGGGACGTACTTCGTCACCGCCGACGTCACCCCGCTCGGCGGGCGGGACGGGATCGAGTTCTGCCGGTCGCTGCCGCAGCGCTGCGGGGTGGTGGCCGTGCCGACGCAGGTCTTCTACGACGATCCCGAAGCGGGCCGGCGGCTGGTCCGGTTCGCCTTCTGCAAGCGGCCGGAGGTGCTCACCGAGGCCGTCGCCCGGCTGCGCACACTGGGCACCGGCGGATGACGGCCGCGGTCGCCGGCCGGGCCCGGCGGCTGGCGGGACACCGAGGTCCCGGGGCTGGCCATGGCCGAGGTGACCGTGGCCGCCCCGGCGCTGGGCCTCGACGCCGCCCGGATCGCCGAGCTGGCGGCGCGCTTCCTGGCCCGGGTCTCGGCAGCCTGACCCGCCGGTCAGCCCGCCGCCCGGGTCGGCGCGGCCTCCGGCTCGGGGGGCGCGACCGGGCTCCGGTCCCGCGCGAGCGTGCCGAGCAGCGCGCCGCCGTCGGCAAGCAGCACCTGCTCGGCGTCGTCCACGAACGCGAGGTCGGCCTCGACGTGCCGGCTGGCGGCGGAGAGCAGCAGCCGTACGACGGGGTCCTCGGCCCGGCGCCGGAGACCGTCGAGGTTGCGCAGCTCGCGCATGAGGTGGCCGCGCTGGTTGCCGAGCACCGTGCGGACGGTCTCCGCCGCGCCTGAGCGCGCGGCGGCGGTGACCTTGAGGAAGAAGTCGTCCCGGAAGCCGCCGCCGCGCGCGCTGGGCTCGCCGAGCCAGCGTTCCAGCTCAGCCCGCCCCTCGGGGGTCAGCTCGTAGACCACCCGGTCGGGCTTCACCGGCTGGGCCTGCCGCTCGGCCACGACCAGGCCGTCGCGGGAGAGCCGGTCGAGGATCTGGTAGAGGTGCCCGATGTTCAGGGGCCCCCACTGCGGGCCGACCGCCTCCTCGAACGCGCCCTTCAGCCCGTAGCCGTAGCGGGTCGGCTTCGTCTTCCAGCGCTACCACCTGCTGCCGGCGCTGACCGTGCTGGACAACGTGATCGCCCCGGTGCTGCCCCGGCGCGGCCGGGCCGACCACGTGGCCCGCGCCCGGGAACTGCTCGACGCGGTCGGGCTCGCCGGCCGGGAGCGGGCGTTGCCGACGCAGCTCTCCGGCGGCCAGCAGCAGCGCGTCGCCATCGCCCGCGCCCTGATGGGCGAGCCCCGGCTGCTGCTGGCGGACGAGCCCACCGGCAACCTCGACTCGGCCACCGGCGGGCAGATCCTCGACCTGCTGCTCGACCTGCGCGACCGGCACGGCATGACGGTCCTGCTGGCCACCCACGACCCCGCCATCGCCGCGCGGTGCGACCGGCTGCTCCGGCTCGGCGACGGCCGGATCGTCGAGGACCTCGACCTCACCGGCGGCGAGGACCCCGCCGACACCTACGACCGGGCGACGCGTCTGCGCCTCTGACCGGCGACCGCGGTGCCCGGTCCCGGCGCGGTCCCGGCCCGGGGCCGGGCACCGACGGGTCAGGCGGTGGGGCTGGCGGCCCGGACCCGGTCGGCGATGCGCTCGGCGACCTCCCGGGCGGTCGTCTCCGTGGCCGCCTCGACCATCACCCGCACCAGCGGCTCGGTGCCCGACGGGCGCAGCAGCACCCGGCCGCTCTCGCCCAGCTCCGCCTCGGCCCGCTCGACCTCGGCCCGGACGGCCGGGGCGGCGGCGCCGACGGTACGGTCCCCGACCGGCACGTTGATCAGCACCTGGGGCAGCCTGGTCAGCACC is part of the Micromonospora olivasterospora genome and encodes:
- a CDS encoding MmpS family transport accessory protein codes for the protein MCCAGLAGVLSTFPDDQSVAEEPWYDDPVDDGYDEEPTEPAPTTFPADPSKKPITRPTSGPAPVTVVYEVTGAGRADIAYFDAESDLIHVDGAKLPWRTTIRTDGKSRVMVEASEADFASGSPACRVTVTGAGKPASGTDTGSWRVTCSPE
- the glmS gene encoding glutamine--fructose-6-phosphate transaminase (isomerizing) → MCGIVGYAGARPALGIVLDGLRRLEYRGYDSAGVAVVCENELLTEKRAGKLANLEKVLSERAATDPEGCAASPIGIGDGTTAIGHTRWATHGGPTDRNAHPHVAPDGRVAVIHNGIIENFAKLRAELEADGVQFSSDTDTECAAHLLSAALAELRAAGEANGPQLLAAAMRAVCQRLEGAFTLLAVDAEVPGAVVGARRNSPLVVGRGAGENYLASDVAAFIEHTRDAVELGQDQIVLITAETIEITDFAGQPAAGKDFHIDWDSSAAEKGGYDWFMLKEIEEQPQAVADTLLGRLTDSGEIMLDEVRLSDQDLRDVDKIFIVACGTAYHSGLVAKYAIEHWTRIPCEVELASEFRYRDPVLDRSTLIVVISQSGETMDTLMALRHAKEQKARVLAICNTNGSTIPRESDAVLYTHGGPEIAVASTKAFLTQLVACYLIGLHLAQVRGIKFADEVAAVVDQLHQMPGKLRELLSRIEPVRELARQIKSEPTVLFIGRHVGYPVALEGALKLKELAYMHAEGFAAGELKHGPIALIDKGTPVICIVPSPVGRGVLHDKVVSNIQEVRARGARTIVIAEEGDESVVRYADDLIYVPRTPTLLAPLVTTVPLQVLAAEIAAARGHDVDQPRNLAKSVTVE
- a CDS encoding pyridoxal phosphate-dependent aminotransferase, coding for MTTTADVDPLVARMRPFGTTVFAEMSALAVRTGAVNLGQGFPDADGPPEMLAAAAEALRGGQNQYPPGPGVPALRAAVAAHQRRFWGLEYDPDGEVVVTAGATEAIAASVLALCEAGDEVVCFEPYYDSYAASIALAGAVRRPVTLRPGPDGRYAFDPDALRAAFGPRTRLVLLNSPHNPTGKVFTPDELALVAELCREHDAYAVTDEVYEHLVFADAAAGHVPLATLPGMRERTLRISSAGKTFSCTGWKVGWVSGPAPLVSAVLRVKQFLTFVNAAPLQPAVAVALALPDAYFAEFAAGMRARRHQLVAGLTDAGFDVLTPEGTYFVTADVTPLGGRDGIEFCRSLPQRCGVVAVPTQVFYDDPEAGRRLVRFAFCKRPEVLTEAVARLRTLGTGG
- a CDS encoding PadR family transcriptional regulator, which encodes MKGAFEEAVGPQWGPLNIGHLYQILDRLSRDGLVVAERQAQPVKPDRVVYELTPEGRAELERWLGEPSARGGGFRDDFFLKVTAAARSGAAETVRTVLGNQRGHLMRELRNLDGLRRRAEDPVVRLLLSAASRHVEADLAFVDDAEQVLLADGGALLGTLARDRSPVAPPEPEAAPTRAAG